The sequence below is a genomic window from Salinispira pacifica.
AAGCGTTTATTGTAAAGCCCCGTAAGGCTGTCCCGGACGCTCACCTCATACATCTTTTCATTGAAACTGCGGTAGCGGTTCATTGTGTAGATGATGGTGATAAGTATAATGGATCCGGCCACCACGAAATTCATGCTCAGATCTTTCAGCCGGTATGCGGGATCGCTGTAGATATCAAATTTCATGGGATTATACATTTCGTAGAGGAATAATGCGGGAATGAGGATCAGCATAATAATGGGAAAAGCATACTCCCACTGATTTCTCACAACCACTGCGGAAATGAACATCCCCGTCAGGGCGATATACGGCATGGCGCTGAACGAACCGGGGGATGTGAGATAGCCTAGGGGCAGCCAGATAAGGGAAAGAAATACCAGAAAACTGATCCGGCTGAGACCATAGCCTCCGGAATTTGCTGAAAGCAGATACCAGAGCGCACAAAGGAGAAATACTGCTGCCCCGGTGAACACGTTCACCGGAGGCCGGACGTTGATCAGATTGATCAGACCGAAAAGCAATCCGGAGACGCCGGTGACCAGCAGATAAAACCTGAAGAGGGTATAACGGATATCCCCTCCGGGGGTACTTCTCACTCTATACCCGGGGCATTACTCCGATTTTTCAATCTCCCTTTCCTTTTCCAGCTGATCGTTCAGGGTGCGGGACTGGCTGTTGAGCATGTTTGCCATGGCCAGAATCCGGGTTGCCGATTCCACAATAATCCCGGTTTGATTTTTGATCATCCGGGCGTCTTCTTTCAGATCTTCAGCCAGGCGGTTTCCGGTATCGATATTCTCTGAAATAATATCATTATCCTGGGTTACCCGGGTAACACCGTCAAGCACATTAGTGGTGAGGCCGCTGAGATTTTCGGTTGCGGATAAGATCTCGGTGCTTCCGGAGTTCAGCTCCTGGGTACTGCCGTAAATCTCATCCATGGCCGTACTCACCAGCCCCACTTCTTCACGGATATCCGAGAATGTTGCACCGGTCTCTTGCACCTGAGTGCTGGTTTCCTGGATGGAAGATATCAGCTCCTTGAGGGTGTCGGAAATATTTTTCGTGTTTACCGAGGAGTTTTCCGCAAGTTTGCGGATTTCATCTGCCACCACCGCAAATCCCCTGCCCGCATCTCCTGCATGTGCGGCTTCGATTGCGGCATTCATGGCCAGCAGGTTGGTCTGGCTTGCTATTCCGCTGATCAGTCCGGTCATCTCCTTGATTCCGTCAATATGTTCCACAACCTTGTTAAAACTTTCCTCGGTCTTCTGTATTCGCGCCGCCCCCCGTTCTGAGGTGTGAATAAGTTCGTTCACCCGTTCCCGTCTCCGTTCAATAACCGAGGTCACACTGGAGATAGATGCCACCATCTGTTCGATTGCAGCGGAGGATTCGGTGACATTGCTGCTCTGCTCCTGGGCCCGCTCGGAAAGTACGCTCATGCTGGTGTCGATCTTCTGCAGCGCTTCAATAATGTTTGCAAAGGCTGAATTCAGATCGTCGATTCCTCCGTTGATCTCCCCGACCTGCCGGTTGATTTTCGCCGAAGCTGCTTCAGTGCCTTCCGCCTCTTCTTTCAGCCCCAAGGTATCATTCAGCTGACTGCTCACAGACTGCATAATCGAGTTCAAATTTTTGCGGTTTTTTTCACTTTCCTCAATCCGTTCCTTCGCTTCGGCGGTGACCAGATCAAAGGTATGCTTCAGCTGATACAGCGTGAACACGCCGATCAGGTACACAAAGCCGGCAATATCAATTTGATTAATAAACGGGAAATCCACCTCCGCCGCACGGCCGGAAATGAGGATGTACAGGATGTAGCCCCAGAACGTAACAAAAGAGAATATGAGATACAGACGGAATATCTTCATCTTCCGGATCATAAATGCGGTGAGAACAAGTGCCGCAAGATGCAGCAGGCCGTATTGGGCAAGGGTCAGAGCATTGGTATACCCCTGAAGCAGCTGATTTGCTATCACCATTAAAGCGGCGGAAAGACAAAACAGTCTGGTGGAGAGATCGTACCTGCCCCTGAGCAGGAGAATAAAGGTGATAATCACAAATATCAGCAGGAGAAAAAGAATCAGACTCTGTACGGGAAACCCGGAAATCAGCTGAACAAGGGACATGGCGAGAAATAACACCGCCATGAGGATCTGGAGCACCGCGGTGACCGGTGCTTTCACCTTAATCTCGTAATCGGCGTCTGCATATATTTGTGAAAGTGGTTTCATCATTCCTCCATTAAAATATTCGAATTTTCCTATTTACCCGAACAACACACTAATTCTAATCTCTGGAGGTTCGGGCCACAAGATAAATCCGGTAAAAGCAATATAGAATTGCGTTCCGGCACCCTTGCCGGAAGAAACCAATCTATATATTTTATTGATATATGAAAACAGCAGTATTAGGCGCAAGCCAAAAACCTGAGCGTTTCTCCAACAAAGCGGTGAAACGACTGAAAATGCATGGACATGAGGTCATCCCCGTACATCCTCTCCACCATGAAATTGAGGGCCTTCCGGTGGTTCACAGTCTGGAAGAGCTCCCCGGGGATATTCACACATTAAGCGTGTACGTCGGCCCCCGGCACATTGGCGGCGAGATTGACGGAATTGTGAAACTGAAACCCCAACGGGTGATCATGAACCCCGGAACCGAGTCCCGTGAACTGAAGGAAGCTCTGGATGCCCATGAAATTCCCTGGATTGAAGCCTGCACTCTGGTAATGCTGGACGCCGGAGATTTTTAACGCCCGGGGGGCGTTTATTCCGCTCCCTCCGCCTCTTCCCGGGCATCATTCTGCCCGCCGGCCCTGGCTATTCCGCAGTTTTTTCTCCGGCCGCTTACTCCGGCCGCTTACTCCGGGCTCTCCGTTTCGGCTTCCCCCCCAGCCAGCCCTTTCTCCTGAACAGGATCAGCATGGTTGAGGCTGCCAGGACCATTCCCCCCAACACCGCAGGATACGCCCAGGGAACAGATAGCTCGGGCATGTGGAGAAAATTCATACCGTACACTCCGGCGATGAAGCTCAGGGGAATAAAAATTGTGGAGATGATGGTCAGAACCTTGATGATTTCGTTCAATTCATATCCCTTGAGGGCGGTGTACATTCCCAACTGATGTTTTAACAGCTCCCGGTATCCGTCCACTCCGTCGTTCACCAGCCTGATATGGTCCTGAAGATCCGAATAAAATGGAAGCAGATCCGCCTCCAACGGCTGCTGATCCGATTTTTTCAGCTGCTCCAGCATCTCCATCACCGGACGTACATAGCGGCGAACCATGGTGATCTGCCGGGTATATTCCCTGATTGCCGAAATCGGTGCATCATCGGTGCCCGAGAACATATCGTCCTCCATGGCATCGATTTCCCCGCCCAGTTTTTCCACGGTAAGCATGTAATTATCCACAAGACTGTCCATAAGGGCAAACTGAAGATATGCCGTACCGGAGCTGCGAACCCTTCCCCTACCGCTTCTCAGCCGGTTGCGAACCGCCTCAAATACGTCCCCGGGAATTTCCTGGAAACTCAGCAGCACCCTGTGCAGGAGGATGAAGTTCACCTGTTCAGAAACCATTTCGCCCCCCGCCTGACGAAGCATTCGCATAATTGTGAACGCATACTTTTCGTGGGCCTCGTATTTGGGCGGATGGTTGGTGTTGGTAATATCTTCAACTGTAAGAGAATGAAGAGAGAACTCTTTTCCCAGTAATGCAATGGAAGCTTCATCCTCAAGACCGGTAATATTCACCCAGTGATACTCTCCCCCGTCCAGACCTGATGAAAGCCCGTGAAGGTCATCCACCTCCTGCTCATGGATGCTATCCCCGGTCCAGCTTATGAGCCATACCCGACAAGGCCGGCTGCTCCCCCCCAAGTGTTCTATTTCTGTTGTACCCGGACTGGTGTTGAACCGGGATGTGTGGGTTTGAATAAATCGCGCCATGGACACTCCTGGCCCATAGTATATAGAATATCCACTTCCACTGTCGAATACCCTGTTTCCACTTCCCGAAGTCAGGGGGTTCGGCGGGTCACATACTCCACGAAAATCACGTACCACAAGGAAGGACCTGTGAACACAATCATTGAAATGCTGGAATGGTCTGCCCGCCGTTACGGGGACCGAAGTTATTTGAAAATCAAGGGTGAGAACCGATGGAATGAAACATCGTTCCGACAGGCGGATGATCTGAGTTCCGCCGCAGCCGGCTGGTTTCTGCGGCGGGGAACCCCCCGAGGCGAACGCTGCATCATCCTTTCTGAGGGAAGCAGCCAATGGGTGCTGGGAGAACTGGCGGTGCTGAAAGCGGGACTTGTCTCGGTTCCTCTGTCCATTCAGCTTCTCAGCGAAGAGATTGCCTATCGGCAAAACCATTCCCGGGCAGCCTATTTCATGGTGAGCGCCAACCTGCTTCCCAAACTCCTTCAGAGCCTGGAGTCCTTCTCAGCCTCCCCCTTTATTATTCTCCTGGATGAGCCCGGACAGGACCAGATTGAAAAACTGAACTCCCTGGGAATGACCGAAGGCGAACACTATATCCGGTGGAAAGAAATTCTCACACAGGGCAGGGA
It includes:
- a CDS encoding GGDEF domain-containing protein; the encoded protein is MRSTPGGDIRYTLFRFYLLVTGVSGLLFGLINLINVRPPVNVFTGAAVFLLCALWYLLSANSGGYGLSRISFLVFLSLIWLPLGYLTSPGSFSAMPYIALTGMFISAVVVRNQWEYAFPIIMLILIPALFLYEMYNPMKFDIYSDPAYRLKDLSMNFVVAGSIILITIIYTMNRYRSFNEKMYEVSVRDSLTGLYNKRFFNEYIEKEHNRSLRNKTVFSLVFIDINHFKRVNDSLGHLEGDRVLKDIAGILVSSIRNYDLAVRYGGDEFILIFPSTELEDAEHQMKRMQKELDTYCAGYREQGLSVSWGIAESRNRSVEEVLAIADEMLYFKKRNINAHTGKNDPDN
- a CDS encoding methyl-accepting chemotaxis protein, with the protein product MMKPLSQIYADADYEIKVKAPVTAVLQILMAVLFLAMSLVQLISGFPVQSLILFLLLIFVIITFILLLRGRYDLSTRLFCLSAALMVIANQLLQGYTNALTLAQYGLLHLAALVLTAFMIRKMKIFRLYLIFSFVTFWGYILYILISGRAAEVDFPFINQIDIAGFVYLIGVFTLYQLKHTFDLVTAEAKERIEESEKNRKNLNSIMQSVSSQLNDTLGLKEEAEGTEAASAKINRQVGEINGGIDDLNSAFANIIEALQKIDTSMSVLSERAQEQSSNVTESSAAIEQMVASISSVTSVIERRRERVNELIHTSERGAARIQKTEESFNKVVEHIDGIKEMTGLISGIASQTNLLAMNAAIEAAHAGDAGRGFAVVADEIRKLAENSSVNTKNISDTLKELISSIQETSTQVQETGATFSDIREEVGLVSTAMDEIYGSTQELNSGSTEILSATENLSGLTTNVLDGVTRVTQDNDIISENIDTGNRLAEDLKEDARMIKNQTGIIVESATRILAMANMLNSQSRTLNDQLEKEREIEKSE
- a CDS encoding CoA-binding protein; the protein is MKTAVLGASQKPERFSNKAVKRLKMHGHEVIPVHPLHHEIEGLPVVHSLEELPGDIHTLSVYVGPRHIGGEIDGIVKLKPQRVIMNPGTESRELKEALDAHEIPWIEACTLVMLDAGDF
- the corA gene encoding magnesium/cobalt transporter CorA, with the translated sequence MARFIQTHTSRFNTSPGTTEIEHLGGSSRPCRVWLISWTGDSIHEQEVDDLHGLSSGLDGGEYHWVNITGLEDEASIALLGKEFSLHSLTVEDITNTNHPPKYEAHEKYAFTIMRMLRQAGGEMVSEQVNFILLHRVLLSFQEIPGDVFEAVRNRLRSGRGRVRSSGTAYLQFALMDSLVDNYMLTVEKLGGEIDAMEDDMFSGTDDAPISAIREYTRQITMVRRYVRPVMEMLEQLKKSDQQPLEADLLPFYSDLQDHIRLVNDGVDGYRELLKHQLGMYTALKGYELNEIIKVLTIISTIFIPLSFIAGVYGMNFLHMPELSVPWAYPAVLGGMVLAASTMLILFRRKGWLGGKPKRRARSKRPE